A region from the Actinoplanes sp. OR16 genome encodes:
- a CDS encoding LysR family transcriptional regulator, giving the protein MDLHHLRLLRELGDRGSVAAVAEALHITPSAVSQQLKVLQRSARVPLTERRGRRLVLTGAGRALAAAAVEIWTALDRADRVLTTYLEDPESPVSVAAFHSAALAYFPNLITESPPVICADEDVAHADFPALVADYDLVIAHRLAHSPPWPADRVTVVPLVHEPLYVAMPIGHPLAAKATVTVSDVSDERWISVHDGFPLQGVLAAIGALAGRPLDVAHRINDFTVAAAVVAAGGGLALLPGYTSVPDPRLALRPLADLPAGRHIDVLTRPETLHRASVRAVLDRLRAIAAGPARPGPSPLP; this is encoded by the coding sequence ATGGATCTGCACCACCTGCGTCTTCTACGCGAGCTGGGCGACCGTGGCAGCGTCGCCGCCGTGGCCGAAGCGCTGCACATCACCCCGTCGGCGGTCTCCCAGCAGCTGAAGGTTCTGCAACGCTCGGCGCGCGTGCCCCTGACCGAACGACGCGGCCGCCGTCTCGTTCTCACCGGCGCGGGGAGGGCCCTCGCCGCCGCGGCAGTGGAGATCTGGACGGCGCTGGACCGCGCCGACCGGGTGCTCACGACGTACCTCGAAGATCCTGAAAGCCCGGTGAGCGTCGCCGCCTTCCACAGCGCCGCGCTGGCTTACTTTCCGAATCTGATCACCGAGAGCCCGCCCGTCATCTGCGCGGACGAGGATGTGGCGCACGCCGACTTCCCGGCGCTGGTGGCCGACTACGACCTGGTGATAGCCCATCGCCTGGCACACAGCCCTCCCTGGCCGGCGGACCGGGTGACGGTGGTGCCGCTGGTCCACGAGCCGCTCTACGTGGCGATGCCGATCGGCCACCCGCTCGCGGCCAAGGCCACCGTGACCGTTTCCGATGTGAGCGACGAACGGTGGATCAGCGTCCACGACGGGTTCCCCTTGCAGGGCGTGCTCGCTGCGATCGGCGCTCTCGCCGGCCGGCCGCTCGACGTGGCGCACCGGATCAACGACTTCACGGTGGCGGCCGCCGTGGTGGCGGCCGGCGGCGGGCTGGCGCTGCTGCCCGGGTACACGAGCGTGCCGGACCCGCGGCTGGCCCTGCGACCGCTCGCCGACCTGCCCGCCGGACGCCACATCGACGTGCTGACCAGGCCGGAGACGCTGCATCGGGCTTCCGTGCGCGCGGTGCTGGACCGGCTGCGCGCGATCGCGGCGGGTCCTGCTCGCCCGGGACCTTCTCCTCTGCCCTGA
- a CDS encoding TetR/AcrR family transcriptional regulator, protein MLTRKGQLTRSRIVAGAASEIRERGVDEVRLEDVMARTGTSKSQLFHYFPEGKEELLLAVARFEADNVIDDQQPMLGELDTWESWESWRLRLIERYRSQGTNCPLNLLLGSGRRTPAAQAVVNGLMDRWQAAIADGVRRMQAKGEIAAAVDPDRAAKALLAAIQGGVLLLIGTGQTDHLEAALEISIGALRRAG, encoded by the coding sequence ATGCTGACCAGAAAAGGACAGCTCACCCGCTCCCGCATCGTGGCCGGCGCGGCCTCGGAGATCCGGGAGCGGGGTGTCGACGAGGTGCGTCTTGAGGACGTCATGGCGCGTACCGGCACCAGCAAGAGCCAGCTGTTCCACTATTTCCCGGAGGGCAAGGAGGAGTTGCTGCTCGCTGTCGCGCGGTTCGAGGCGGACAACGTGATCGACGATCAGCAGCCGATGCTCGGCGAGCTCGACACCTGGGAGTCGTGGGAGAGCTGGCGGCTGCGGCTGATCGAGCGCTACCGGTCGCAGGGGACGAACTGCCCGCTCAACCTGCTGCTCGGGTCGGGCCGGCGCACCCCGGCCGCGCAGGCAGTGGTGAACGGCCTGATGGATCGCTGGCAGGCGGCCATCGCCGACGGCGTCCGCCGGATGCAGGCGAAGGGGGAGATCGCGGCGGCGGTGGACCCGGACCGGGCCGCCAAGGCGCTGCTCGCGGCGATCCAGGGCGGCGTGCTGTTGCTGATCGGAACCGGTCAGACCGATCACTTGGAAGCAGCGCTGGAAATATCGATCGGCGCGCTGCGGCGCGCGGGCTAA
- a CDS encoding NAD(P)/FAD-dependent oxidoreductase: MRTFDVVVVGAGPGGEVAAGYLAQAGLRVAIVEADKVGGECSFYACIPSKALLRPGELLAQARRVPGAAEAVSGKLDVAAVLRRRDELIGHLDDAGQVPWLEERGIELIRGWGRLIGERRIAVTKSAGEGGPAGESRSVGDGQDEEIIEATRAIILAGGTRATIPAIEGLAGARPWTNREAVTAQEIPESLVVIGAGVVGTEMSQAFTSLGSRVTLVGNVLPKEEDFAGRQVADSLKEQGADVREGVRAVAVTRTEKGVVEVTLSDGAVVSASEVLVAAGRTPQTSGLGLESVGVASPAVDERMRVPGTAWLYVIGDLNGRALFTHMAKYQARIAASEILGDGMAEQHLADGAGSPRVIFTEPQVASVGHSTASAAAASLAVRVIDIPTDGNAGGAFAGGSGGTVRFLVDENRGVLAGVTITGTDIADFLHAATIAIVGEVPVRRLRHAVPSFPTRSEVWLKFFDALGI; this comes from the coding sequence ATGCGAACTTTCGATGTGGTGGTTGTCGGCGCCGGGCCCGGTGGCGAGGTCGCGGCCGGTTATCTCGCTCAGGCCGGTCTCCGGGTGGCGATCGTCGAGGCGGACAAGGTGGGCGGGGAGTGTTCGTTCTACGCGTGCATTCCGTCGAAGGCGCTGCTCCGGCCCGGTGAGTTGCTGGCACAGGCACGGCGCGTACCGGGGGCGGCCGAGGCGGTCAGCGGCAAGCTGGACGTCGCGGCGGTGCTGCGGCGGCGGGATGAGCTGATCGGGCACCTCGACGACGCCGGGCAGGTGCCGTGGCTGGAGGAACGTGGCATCGAACTGATCCGTGGCTGGGGCCGCCTGATCGGCGAACGCCGCATCGCGGTCACGAAATCAGCCGGTGAAGGCGGGCCGGCCGGGGAGAGCCGGTCAGTCGGGGACGGCCAGGATGAGGAGATCATCGAGGCCACGCGGGCGATCATCCTCGCGGGTGGAACGCGGGCCACGATTCCGGCCATCGAAGGGCTCGCCGGGGCTCGGCCCTGGACGAACCGGGAAGCGGTCACCGCTCAGGAGATCCCCGAGTCGCTGGTCGTCATCGGGGCCGGGGTCGTCGGGACCGAGATGAGTCAGGCCTTCACGTCGCTGGGCTCGCGGGTCACGCTCGTCGGGAACGTGCTGCCGAAGGAGGAGGACTTCGCGGGCCGGCAGGTCGCCGATTCGCTGAAGGAGCAGGGCGCTGATGTGCGGGAGGGGGTGCGGGCGGTCGCGGTCACCCGTACCGAAAAAGGGGTTGTCGAAGTGACGCTCAGCGACGGCGCCGTAGTGAGCGCAAGCGAGGTGCTGGTCGCGGCCGGACGCACGCCGCAGACCTCTGGCCTGGGCTTGGAGAGCGTCGGAGTGGCGTCGCCGGCGGTGGACGAGCGGATGCGGGTGCCGGGAACGGCGTGGCTCTACGTGATCGGCGATCTGAACGGGCGGGCGCTGTTCACGCACATGGCGAAGTACCAGGCGCGGATCGCGGCGTCGGAGATCCTGGGCGATGGCATGGCGGAGCAGCATCTGGCGGACGGCGCCGGATCGCCTCGGGTGATCTTCACGGAGCCGCAGGTGGCGTCGGTGGGGCACAGCACGGCGAGCGCGGCGGCGGCTTCCCTGGCGGTACGGGTGATCGACATCCCGACCGACGGCAACGCGGGCGGGGCGTTCGCGGGCGGGAGCGGCGGCACGGTCCGGTTCCTCGTCGACGAGAACCGTGGCGTGCTGGCCGGCGTCACGATCACCGGGACGGACATCGCGGACTTCCTGCACGCGGCCACCATCGCGATCGTCGGCGAGGTGCCGGTCCGCAGGCTGCGGCACGCGGTGCCGTCGTTCCCGACCCGCAGCGAGGTCTGGTTGAAGTTCTTCGATGCCCTGGGTATCTGA
- a CDS encoding VOC family protein, which translates to MVDYKLEIVVLPVSDVDRAKEFYGRLGFREDVDYAGPEGFRVVHFTPPGSSASIIIGSGITDATPGTSKGVHLVVDDIEAAHKDLTAKGVDVSEIFHDAGGVFHHSGTTARVAGPHPDRTSYGSFLSFTDPDGNQFFLQEVTTRRPGRISHVVYNSVADVEQALRDAAIAHGKHEEEELGGVRDENWPAWYAAYMAKAAGLGA; encoded by the coding sequence ATGGTGGACTACAAGCTCGAGATCGTGGTTCTGCCTGTCTCGGACGTGGACCGGGCCAAGGAGTTCTACGGCAGGCTGGGCTTCCGGGAGGACGTCGACTACGCGGGGCCGGAAGGGTTCCGGGTCGTGCACTTCACCCCGCCCGGTTCGAGTGCCTCGATCATCATCGGATCGGGGATCACCGACGCGACGCCGGGCACGTCGAAGGGTGTGCACCTGGTCGTCGACGACATCGAGGCCGCGCACAAGGACCTGACGGCCAAGGGTGTGGACGTCAGCGAGATCTTCCACGACGCGGGTGGCGTCTTCCACCACTCCGGCACGACGGCGCGGGTGGCGGGTCCGCACCCGGACCGGACCTCGTACGGCTCGTTCCTCTCCTTCACCGACCCGGACGGCAACCAGTTCTTCCTCCAGGAAGTGACCACCCGGCGCCCGGGCCGGATCAGCCACGTCGTCTACAACTCGGTCGCCGACGTCGAGCAGGCCCTGCGGGACGCGGCGATCGCCCACGGCAAGCACGAGGAGGAGGAGCTGGGCGGCGTCCGCGACGAGAACTGGCCCGCGTGGTACGCCGCGTACATGGCCAAGGCAGCCGGCCTCGGCGCCTGA
- a CDS encoding LuxR family transcriptional regulator produces the protein MELRGRRRERETLDRLLRDVRGGQSRVLVLRGEAGAGKTALLDYLAGHAPDGRVVRAAGVEPETELAYSALQQLVAPLLEHLGRLPEPQREALSTAFGLSAGPPPDALIVGLAVLGLLAEAASERPLVVVVDDAQWLDRMSEVILTFVARRLDAESVALVFAARSSADPEVPLLGGLPELPVDGLPEADALALLDAVLPGLVDARVKDRIVAETRGNPLALLELPRDLSPAELAFGFSSSPSAGRGSSSPLSGSLPPLGDIPGGLSAQVGGKSVHAERALVGRIEDGFRRRMAGLPADTRTLLLTAAVEPVGNVPLLWRALVRLGVGPEAAAPAEAAGLVELGARVRFRHPLVRSAAWRAAEPAELRAVHQALAEVTDPEQDPDRRAWHRAHATAGPDEDVAAELERSAGRALARGGRAAAASFLERAAELTLDAGLRAARTLAAAHARFAAGAVGQVPDLLAAAELGPLDAVQRASAERLRARVAFTQNTGRSAIPPLLEAAGRLAELDPAAARETYLTALGAAVNAGRLGEPASSGSGHAGSARGSADLRAVVDAAAGMAGGDEPAGRLLAGLIAWQREGIAAAAPVLAAAVAALPEDRDLELLWLTGMVAHEIWDDAAFLDRTERAVAAARAGRLLSVLPTALTFRATALVYTGRFADATSLLDEAATLAQNTAGPSPHPATAVILAAHRGRSPELIDSLEAEARAGGAGWLLGVAGYSRAVLHNGLGNYAAALAAAREATGFDDLAVVQWGLVELVEAAARTGDGVVAAEARERLSERTKSIGTAWARGTQALADALAAPSSSAGIEDHYRTAVEELGATRLSLQLARARLLFGEWLRRENRRSDAREQLRAAHEAFVAMGAEGFADRAGRELLATGETVRKRSSGVREELTSQEEQIARLAAAGRTNPEIGATLFLSPRTVEWHLRKVFAKLGVTSRRELSQAV, from the coding sequence ATGGAGCTGCGCGGCAGGCGGCGGGAACGCGAGACGCTCGACCGGCTGCTGCGGGACGTCCGGGGCGGGCAGAGCCGGGTTCTGGTCCTCCGCGGTGAGGCCGGCGCCGGCAAGACCGCGCTGCTGGACTACCTGGCCGGGCACGCACCTGACGGCCGGGTGGTCCGCGCCGCCGGTGTCGAACCCGAGACCGAACTCGCCTACTCGGCGCTCCAGCAGCTGGTCGCCCCGCTGCTGGAGCACCTCGGCAGACTGCCCGAGCCGCAGCGGGAGGCGCTCTCCACGGCGTTCGGGCTCAGCGCGGGCCCGCCGCCGGACGCGCTGATCGTCGGGCTCGCCGTCCTCGGCCTGCTCGCCGAGGCAGCCTCCGAGCGGCCGCTGGTCGTGGTCGTCGACGACGCCCAGTGGCTGGACCGGATGTCCGAGGTGATCCTCACGTTCGTCGCCCGCCGCTTGGACGCCGAGTCGGTCGCGCTCGTCTTCGCGGCCCGGTCCTCGGCGGATCCGGAGGTGCCGCTGCTCGGCGGTCTTCCGGAACTGCCGGTGGACGGACTGCCGGAGGCGGACGCGCTCGCGCTGCTGGACGCGGTGCTGCCGGGACTGGTCGACGCCCGGGTGAAGGATCGGATCGTGGCCGAGACGCGGGGTAATCCGCTGGCCCTGCTGGAGTTGCCGCGGGATCTCTCCCCGGCCGAGCTGGCGTTCGGCTTCTCGTCGTCGCCGTCCGCCGGTCGCGGGTCCTCGTCGCCGTTGTCCGGCAGTCTGCCCCCTTTAGGTGACATTCCGGGCGGGTTGTCGGCTCAGGTCGGCGGGAAGTCGGTTCATGCGGAGCGGGCTCTGGTGGGCCGGATCGAGGACGGGTTCCGGCGCCGGATGGCGGGACTGCCCGCTGACACCCGGACGCTGCTGCTCACCGCCGCGGTCGAGCCGGTCGGGAACGTTCCGTTGCTCTGGCGTGCCCTCGTACGACTCGGTGTCGGACCGGAAGCCGCAGCCCCCGCCGAGGCCGCCGGTCTCGTGGAGCTCGGGGCACGGGTGCGGTTCCGGCATCCGCTGGTCCGCTCGGCGGCGTGGCGTGCCGCCGAACCGGCCGAACTGCGCGCCGTGCACCAGGCGCTCGCCGAGGTGACCGATCCGGAACAGGACCCGGACCGCCGGGCCTGGCACCGCGCGCACGCCACCGCCGGGCCGGACGAGGACGTCGCCGCCGAACTCGAACGCTCCGCCGGCCGCGCTCTGGCCCGTGGCGGACGGGCGGCGGCCGCCTCCTTCCTGGAACGGGCCGCCGAACTGACGCTCGACGCCGGGCTGCGCGCCGCCCGGACCCTCGCCGCCGCACACGCCCGGTTCGCCGCCGGCGCCGTCGGCCAGGTCCCGGACCTGCTCGCCGCCGCCGAACTCGGACCGCTCGACGCCGTGCAGCGGGCCTCGGCCGAGCGGTTGCGTGCCCGGGTGGCGTTCACCCAGAACACCGGGCGGTCCGCCATCCCGCCGTTGCTGGAGGCCGCCGGCCGGTTGGCCGAGCTCGATCCGGCGGCGGCGCGGGAGACCTACCTGACCGCTCTCGGCGCGGCCGTGAACGCCGGTCGTCTGGGAGAGCCCGCGTCGTCCGGTTCCGGTCACGCGGGTTCGGCTCGGGGCAGCGCTGATCTGCGGGCCGTCGTCGATGCGGCAGCGGGGATGGCCGGCGGTGACGAGCCTGCCGGGCGGCTGCTCGCGGGGCTGATCGCCTGGCAGCGGGAGGGGATCGCCGCCGCAGCGCCGGTGCTCGCCGCCGCGGTGGCCGCCCTGCCCGAGGACCGGGATCTCGAACTGCTCTGGCTCACCGGGATGGTGGCGCACGAGATCTGGGACGACGCGGCCTTCCTCGACCGCACCGAGCGGGCCGTCGCCGCAGCCCGGGCCGGCCGTCTGCTGTCGGTGCTGCCGACGGCGCTGACGTTCCGGGCCACCGCGCTCGTCTACACGGGCCGGTTCGCGGACGCGACGTCGCTGCTGGACGAGGCGGCCACGCTGGCGCAGAACACCGCCGGGCCGTCACCGCACCCGGCCACCGCGGTCATCCTCGCGGCACACCGCGGCCGATCGCCGGAGCTGATCGACAGCCTGGAGGCGGAAGCCCGGGCCGGTGGGGCGGGGTGGCTGCTGGGTGTTGCCGGGTACAGCCGGGCGGTGCTGCACAACGGCCTCGGCAACTACGCGGCGGCGCTTGCCGCGGCACGGGAGGCGACCGGATTCGACGACCTCGCCGTGGTGCAGTGGGGGCTCGTCGAGCTGGTGGAGGCGGCTGCCCGGACCGGGGACGGCGTTGTCGCCGCGGAGGCCCGGGAGCGGTTGTCCGAGCGTACGAAATCCATCGGAACGGCATGGGCTCGCGGCACCCAGGCCTTGGCCGACGCGCTCGCGGCACCCTCGTCGTCGGCCGGTATCGAAGACCACTATCGGACAGCTGTGGAGGAACTCGGGGCTACGCGGCTCAGCCTTCAGCTGGCTCGGGCACGGCTGCTGTTCGGTGAGTGGCTGCGCCGCGAGAACCGCCGTAGCGATGCTCGCGAGCAGCTGCGGGCGGCCCACGAAGCCTTCGTCGCGATGGGTGCCGAAGGGTTCGCGGACCGGGCCGGGCGGGAGCTGCTGGCGACGGGCGAGACCGTACGGAAGCGGTCATCGGGCGTGCGTGAGGAACTGACCTCGCAGGAGGAGCAGATCGCGCGGCTGGCCGCGGCCGGCCGGACGAACCCGGAGATCGGGGCGACGCTGTTCCTCAGTCCGCGGACTGTCGAGTGGCATCTGCGGAAGGTGTTCGCGAAGCTCGGCGTCACGTCGCGCCGTGAATTGTCGCAGGCCGTTTGA
- a CDS encoding ABC-F family ATP-binding cassette domain-containing protein, whose amino-acid sequence MSDAFVVGSALSFSWPDDTPVFQDLSFSVPGGRTGLVAANGAGKSTLLKLIAGELRPSAGSVSVRGVLGYLPQHLPFASDQTVAQVLGVDGILAALHAIEGGDASEEHFTTIGNDWDAEERSRAELDRLGLGDVALDRRLGTLSGGQVVSLGLAAQLLRRPDVLLLDEPTNNLDREARERLTAVLRSWGGCLILVSHDRALLDEVDRIAALNHGEIRWFGGTYSEYEEAVRGERDVAERQVRNAEQDLKRQKRELQQARERSDRRASNASRNLADAGLARIVAGGLKRSAQVSAAKANDVHASRVAEAQAKLDAAGWAARQDDKIAIALPDTRVPAGKTVFDGHQMRGGYDGRLLFVADLNIRGPERIALTGPNGAGKSTLLRMIKGDVPTAYLSQRLDLLDEERTVAENMAASAPNLPDAERMNLLARFLFRGARAHLPVRVLSGGERLRATLACILYAEPAPQLLLLDEPTNNLDLVSVGQLESALNSYQGAFVVVSHDDRFLAEIGVDRWIRLDEGRLTSG is encoded by the coding sequence ATGTCCGACGCATTCGTCGTGGGCTCTGCCCTGTCCTTCTCCTGGCCTGACGACACCCCGGTCTTCCAGGATCTGTCCTTCTCCGTGCCCGGCGGGCGCACCGGCCTCGTGGCCGCGAACGGCGCCGGCAAGTCCACGCTGCTCAAACTCATCGCCGGCGAGCTGCGCCCGTCAGCCGGCAGCGTCTCGGTCCGCGGCGTGCTCGGCTACCTCCCGCAGCACCTGCCGTTCGCGAGCGATCAGACCGTCGCCCAGGTCCTCGGGGTCGACGGCATCCTGGCCGCGCTGCACGCCATCGAGGGCGGCGACGCGAGCGAGGAGCACTTCACCACGATCGGCAACGACTGGGACGCCGAGGAGCGCAGCCGCGCCGAACTCGACCGGCTCGGCCTCGGCGACGTGGCACTGGACCGGCGGCTCGGCACGCTCAGCGGCGGCCAGGTCGTCTCCCTCGGTCTCGCCGCGCAGCTGCTGAGGCGGCCGGACGTGCTGCTTCTCGACGAGCCGACGAACAACCTCGACCGGGAGGCGCGCGAGCGGCTCACCGCCGTACTCCGCTCCTGGGGTGGTTGTCTGATCCTGGTCAGCCACGACCGGGCGCTGCTCGACGAAGTGGATCGGATCGCCGCCCTCAACCATGGGGAGATCCGATGGTTCGGGGGCACCTACAGCGAGTACGAGGAGGCGGTGCGCGGTGAGCGTGACGTCGCCGAACGGCAGGTCCGCAACGCCGAGCAGGATCTGAAGCGGCAGAAGCGCGAGCTGCAGCAGGCCCGGGAGCGCTCGGATCGCCGGGCGTCGAACGCCTCCCGCAACCTCGCCGACGCCGGCCTCGCCCGGATCGTGGCGGGCGGTCTCAAGCGCAGCGCCCAGGTGTCGGCCGCGAAGGCGAACGACGTGCACGCCTCCCGGGTCGCCGAGGCGCAGGCCAAGCTCGACGCGGCGGGCTGGGCGGCCCGCCAGGACGACAAGATCGCGATCGCGTTGCCCGACACTCGTGTCCCGGCCGGGAAGACGGTCTTCGACGGCCATCAGATGCGCGGTGGTTATGACGGCCGTCTGCTCTTCGTCGCGGATCTGAACATCCGGGGACCGGAAAGGATCGCGCTGACCGGCCCCAACGGCGCCGGCAAGTCGACGCTGCTTCGGATGATCAAGGGTGACGTGCCGACCGCGTACCTCTCGCAGCGCCTCGATCTGCTCGACGAGGAGCGCACGGTCGCCGAGAACATGGCGGCCTCCGCGCCGAACCTGCCCGACGCCGAGCGGATGAACCTGCTGGCCCGCTTCCTGTTCCGGGGCGCCAGGGCACACCTTCCGGTGCGGGTGCTCTCCGGCGGCGAGAGGTTGCGGGCGACGCTCGCCTGCATTCTGTACGCGGAACCCGCGCCGCAATTACTCCTCCTCGACGAGCCGACGAACAACCTGGATCTGGTGAGCGTCGGGCAGCTGGAGTCGGCGCTGAACTCCTACCAGGGCGCGTTCGTGGTGGTCAGCCACGACGACCGGTTCCTCGCGGAGATCGGGGTGGACCGGTGGATCCGGCTCGACGAGGGCCGGTTGACGTCCGGCTGA
- a CDS encoding universal stress protein — MRIPAIIVGTDGSTSGNEAVRWAAREATRRHLRLRVVHVLDWDGGTSALADFAGNDFALAQELAEIVAAAGVSTAREAAPDVDAEPLTLVGRPAARLLAAAEGAEMLVVGSHHHRSRLADLLFGSVGRRVSRHAPCEVVVVPEPVPA; from the coding sequence ATGCGGATCCCGGCCATCATCGTCGGCACCGACGGCAGCACCTCGGGCAACGAGGCCGTCCGCTGGGCCGCCCGCGAAGCCACCCGCCGCCACCTGCGGCTTCGCGTCGTGCACGTCCTCGACTGGGACGGCGGCACCTCGGCCCTGGCCGACTTCGCCGGGAACGACTTCGCGCTCGCGCAAGAACTCGCCGAGATCGTCGCGGCTGCCGGCGTCTCCACGGCCCGCGAGGCCGCCCCGGACGTCGACGCCGAGCCGCTCACCCTCGTCGGCCGCCCGGCAGCCCGCCTGCTGGCCGCTGCCGAAGGCGCCGAGATGCTGGTGGTCGGCAGCCACCACCACCGAAGCCGTCTCGCGGACCTGCTGTTCGGTTCGGTCGGCCGCCGCGTCTCCCGCCACGCCCCCTGCGAGGTGGTCGTCGTCCCCGAGCCCGTCCCGGCCTGA